Proteins from a single region of Budorcas taxicolor isolate Tak-1 chromosome 7, Takin1.1, whole genome shotgun sequence:
- the HSD11B1L gene encoding hydroxysteroid 11-beta-dehydrogenase 1-like protein isoform X1, producing MKVLLLTGLGALFFAYYWDDSFDPASLHGARVLLTGVSAGIGEELAYHYARLGSHLVLTAHTEALLQQVVGNCRKLGAPKVFYIAADMASPEVPERVVQFALDKLGGLDYLVLNHLGAAPAGTRVRSSQSTRWLMQVNFLSYVQLTSSALPSLTDSKGSLVVVSSLLGRVPTSFSSPYSAAKFALDSFFSSLRRELDVQEVNVAITMCVLGLRDRASAAEGVRGITRVRAAPRPKAALAVIRGGATRASGVFYPWGSHLLCLLRSWMPHSRAWFVRPELNITTPAAA from the exons ATGAAGGTGCTGCTCCTTACGGGGCTGGGAGCCCTGTTCTTTGCCTATTACTGGGATGACAGCTTTGACCCAG CCAGCCTCCACGGAGCCCGTGTACTACTGACCGGAGTCAGTGCCGGCATAGGGGAAGAGCTGGCGTATCACTACGCGCGTCTGGGCTCCCACCTAGTGCTCACTGCCCACACCGAAGCTCTGCTGCAGCAG GTGGTAGGGAACTGCCGGAAGCTGGGCGCTCCCAAGGTCTTCTACATCGCTGCGGACATGGCCTCCCCTGAGGTGCCCGAGCGCGTGGTGCAGTTTGCGCTGGACAAGCTGg GAGGTCTGGACTACCTGGTGCTGAACCACCTCGGCGCCGCCCCAGCAGGCACGCGGGTCCGCAGCTCCCAGTCGACACGTTGGCTCATGCAG GTGAACTTCCTAAGTTACGTGCAATTGACTTCTTCGGCGCTGCCAAGCCTGACTGACAGCAAGGGCTCCCTGGTGGTGGTGTCCTCATTGCTCG GCCGGGtgcccacttccttctccagccccTACTCGGCAGCCAAGTTCGCGCTGGACAGCTTTTTCAGTTCTCTCCGGCGGGAGCTGGACGTGCAGGAAGTGAACGTGGCCATTACCATGTGCGTTCTGGGTCTCCGAGACCGTGCCTCAGCCGCCGAAGGAGTCAG gggcaTCACGAGGGTCAGGGCGGCTCCACGGCCCAAGGCCGCCCTGGCCGTAATCCGCGGGGGCGCCACGCGTGCCTCTGGGGTCTTCTACCCGTGGGGCTCCCACCTGCTCTGCCTGCTCCGCAGTTGGATGCCGCACTCGAGGGCCTGGTTCGTCCGCCCGGAGCTCAACATAACGACGCCCGCTGCTGCCTGA
- the HSD11B1L gene encoding hydroxysteroid 11-beta-dehydrogenase 1-like protein isoform X2, producing MTALTQPPRSPCTTDRSQCRHRGRAGVSLRASGLPPSAHCPHRSSAAAGGLDYLVLNHLGAAPAGTRVRSSQSTRWLMQVNFLSYVQLTSSALPSLTDSKGSLVVVSSLLGRVPTSFSSPYSAAKFALDSFFSSLRRELDVQEVNVAITMCVLGLRDRASAAEGVRGITRVRAAPRPKAALAVIRGGATRASGVFYPWGSHLLCLLRSWMPHSRAWFVRPELNITTPAAA from the exons ATGACAGCTTTGACCCAG CCTCCACGGAGCCCGTGTACTACTGACCGGAGTCAGTGCCGGCATAGGGGAAGAGCTGGCGTATCACTACGCGCGTCTGGGCTCCCACCTAGTGCTCACTGCCCACACCGAAGCTCTGCTGCAGCAG GAGGTCTGGACTACCTGGTGCTGAACCACCTCGGCGCCGCCCCAGCAGGCACGCGGGTCCGCAGCTCCCAGTCGACACGTTGGCTCATGCAG GTGAACTTCCTAAGTTACGTGCAATTGACTTCTTCGGCGCTGCCAAGCCTGACTGACAGCAAGGGCTCCCTGGTGGTGGTGTCCTCATTGCTCG GCCGGGtgcccacttccttctccagccccTACTCGGCAGCCAAGTTCGCGCTGGACAGCTTTTTCAGTTCTCTCCGGCGGGAGCTGGACGTGCAGGAAGTGAACGTGGCCATTACCATGTGCGTTCTGGGTCTCCGAGACCGTGCCTCAGCCGCCGAAGGAGTCAG gggcaTCACGAGGGTCAGGGCGGCTCCACGGCCCAAGGCCGCCCTGGCCGTAATCCGCGGGGGCGCCACGCGTGCCTCTGGGGTCTTCTACCCGTGGGGCTCCCACCTGCTCTGCCTGCTCCGCAGTTGGATGCCGCACTCGAGGGCCTGGTTCGTCCGCCCGGAGCTCAACATAACGACGCCCGCTGCTGCCTGA